In Euphorbia lathyris chromosome 10, ddEupLath1.1, whole genome shotgun sequence, a single genomic region encodes these proteins:
- the LOC136209243 gene encoding NAD(P)H-quinone oxidoreductase subunit L, chloroplastic isoform X2, with amino-acid sequence MSSSFIPKALPCISPGPKLRKSSLFITCQLKPFHNSKKFTGITTKPQDWNDVNKLSLAVQLGAFFATVEQPAYAITGVNNEEDLTSILIQLAILGFGYFIVMPPIIMNWLRVRWYRRKLLEMYLQFMFVFLFFPGVLLWAPFLNFRKFPRDPSMKYPWSTPQDPSKIRNSYPKFPFATPEDYDNF; translated from the exons ATGAGCAGCTCTTTCATCCCCAAGGCTTTGCCTTGTATCTCCCCTGGCCCTAAGTTGAGAAAATCTTCTCTCTTTATCACTTGTCAACTCAAACCATTCCACAATTCCAAG AAATTCACAGGGATAACCACAAAACCTCAAGATTGGAATGATGTGAACAAGTTAAGCTTGGCTGTTCAGCTTGGTGCATTCTTTGCAACT GTTGAGCAGCCAGCATATGCAATTACTGGAGTGAACAATGAAGAGGATCTTACCTCCATTTTGATACAATTGGCCATTCTAGGTTTTGGGTATTTCATAGTTATGCCA CCTATAATCATGAATTGGCTTAGAGTAAGATGGTACAGGAGAAAGCTCCTAGAAATGTACTTGCAATTCATGTTTGTCTTCCTCTTCTTTCCAGG GGTATTGCTATGGGCACCATTTTTGAACTTCAGGAAATTTCCAAGGGATCCATCCATGAAGTATCCATGGTCTACCCCTCAAGACCCTTCCAAAATTAGAAATTCATATCCTAAGTTTCCTTTTGCTACGCCTGAAGATTATGACAACTTCTGA
- the LOC136209243 gene encoding NAD(P)H-quinone oxidoreductase subunit L, chloroplastic isoform X1 codes for MSSSFIPKALPCISPGPKLRKSSLFITCQLKPFHNSKKFTGITTKPQDWNDVNKLSLAVQLGAFFATFQVEQPAYAITGVNNEEDLTSILIQLAILGFGYFIVMPPIIMNWLRVRWYRRKLLEMYLQFMFVFLFFPGVLLWAPFLNFRKFPRDPSMKYPWSTPQDPSKIRNSYPKFPFATPEDYDNF; via the exons ATGAGCAGCTCTTTCATCCCCAAGGCTTTGCCTTGTATCTCCCCTGGCCCTAAGTTGAGAAAATCTTCTCTCTTTATCACTTGTCAACTCAAACCATTCCACAATTCCAAG AAATTCACAGGGATAACCACAAAACCTCAAGATTGGAATGATGTGAACAAGTTAAGCTTGGCTGTTCAGCTTGGTGCATTCTTTGCAACT TTTCAGGTTGAGCAGCCAGCATATGCAATTACTGGAGTGAACAATGAAGAGGATCTTACCTCCATTTTGATACAATTGGCCATTCTAGGTTTTGGGTATTTCATAGTTATGCCA CCTATAATCATGAATTGGCTTAGAGTAAGATGGTACAGGAGAAAGCTCCTAGAAATGTACTTGCAATTCATGTTTGTCTTCCTCTTCTTTCCAGG GGTATTGCTATGGGCACCATTTTTGAACTTCAGGAAATTTCCAAGGGATCCATCCATGAAGTATCCATGGTCTACCCCTCAAGACCCTTCCAAAATTAGAAATTCATATCCTAAGTTTCCTTTTGCTACGCCTGAAGATTATGACAACTTCTGA